In Anopheles gambiae chromosome 2, idAnoGambNW_F1_1, whole genome shotgun sequence, a single window of DNA contains:
- the LOC1273500 gene encoding fork head domain-containing protein FD4 → MPRPSRDSYGDQKPPYSYISLTAMAIWSSPEKMLSLNDIYQFITDRFPYYRTNTQRWQNSLRHNLSFNDCFIKVPRRPDRPGKGAYWTLHPKAFDMFQNGSLLRRRKRFKLHQTDKECLNEEFIALANMNRFFMAQSTGAPTYHHHEHPAAGYYPPLVEPLGGGGSSSISPGGMVYAPISPPLSPPDDLAGTPHTGTESPVTVPTLPAVPTATATTTTTVPPKPKRSFTIESLIEPDSSSSSDSEESTDRAQPPYQLQQQHQLEHLRHLSQQQLVSNLTAFNEYAAAVQHHQQQQQHQAAVAAAAAAAAALGTTYGGSVPLHPLLLPLGKMQSPATYFLHSGPAPYHHHHHHPHHHHHHHHLAHLYPGHLSAGSAAAVAAATTNGHPAHHRHPHELGPPSLAIA, encoded by the coding sequence ATGCCTCGGCCGTCGCGCGATTCGTACGGCGACCAGAAGCCACCGTACTCGTACATCTCGCTGACCGCCATGGCCATCTGGTCGTCGCCGGAAAAGATGCTCTCGCTCAACGACATCTACCAGTTCATCACCGACCGCTTCCCGTACTATCGCACCAACACGCAGCGCTGGCAGAACTCGCTCCGGCACAACCTGAGCTTCAACGATTGCTTCATCAAGGTGCCCCGGCGGCCCGACCGCCCCGGCAAGGGTGCGTACTGGACGCTGCACCCGAAAGCGTTCGACATGTTCCAGAACGGCAGTCTGCTCCGTCGGCGAAAGCGCTTCAAGCTGCACCAGACCGACAAGGAGTGTCTGAACGAGGAGTTTATCGCGCTCGCCAACATGAACCGCTTCTTCATGGCGCAGAGCACCGGGGCACCGACCTACCACCATCACGAGCATCCGGCCGCCGGTTACTACCCACCGCTGGTGGAACCgctcggcggcggcggcagcagcagcatctcgcCGGGTGGCATGGTTTATGCACCGATCTCACCGCCCCTATCGCCGCCGGACGATCTGGCCGGCACACCGCACACCGGTACGGAATCGCCCGTGACCGTACCGACCCTGCCAGCGGTCCCAACCGCCACGGCCACGACCACAACCACCGTCCCACCCAAACCAAAGCGATCCTTCACGATCGAAAGCCTCATCGAACCGGACAGCAGCTCGTCCTCGGACTCGGAAGAAAGCACGGACCGGGCCCAGCCACCGtaccagctgcagcagcagcaccagctagAGCACCTACGCCATCTAagtcagcagcagctcgtgaGCAATCTGACCGCGTTCAACGAGTACGCGGCCGCTgtccagcatcatcagcagcagcaacagcaccaggcTGCGgtggccgcagcagcagcagcagccgccgcactGGGCACCACGTACGGCGGAAGTGTTCCGCTGCATCCGCTACTGTTACCGCTCGGCAAGATGCAATCGCCCGCCACCTACTTCCTGCACTCCGGCCCCGCTccctaccaccaccatcatcatcatccgcaccatcatcatcatcaccatcatctgGCTCATCTGTATCCGGGGCATCTGTCGGCGGGCTCGGCTgcagcggtggcagcagcgACCACCAACGGTCACCCTGCCCATCATCGCCATCCGCACGAGCTGGGACCACCGTCGCTAGCGATCGCTTAA